One genomic window of Haloarchaeobius salinus includes the following:
- a CDS encoding DUF420 domain-containing protein: MATSDVRGTVRDNVLATTVVLSALGYALVLGTFAGLFPIYPEIGRETTDLLSHAIAVVNTFATVSLALGWYWIRNGAVDRHRAAMGTSFGLILVFLVLYLTKVGGGGEKAIVGAPDLVYGAYLVMLAIHIVLSVVSVPVVLYALLLGLTHSPAELRDTAHKRIGRIAAGSWILSLTLGVVTYVMLNHIYSAEMRLVSLLV; this comes from the coding sequence ATGGCCACCTCAGACGTACGCGGGACGGTCCGGGACAACGTGCTGGCGACGACGGTCGTCCTCTCCGCCCTCGGCTACGCCCTCGTCCTCGGCACGTTCGCCGGGCTGTTCCCCATCTACCCCGAGATCGGCCGGGAGACGACGGACCTGCTCTCGCACGCCATCGCGGTCGTCAACACGTTCGCGACCGTCTCGCTCGCGCTCGGCTGGTACTGGATCCGCAACGGCGCGGTCGACAGACACCGCGCCGCGATGGGGACCTCGTTCGGCCTCATTCTCGTCTTCCTCGTGCTCTACCTCACGAAGGTCGGCGGCGGCGGCGAGAAGGCCATCGTCGGCGCGCCGGACCTCGTCTACGGCGCGTACCTCGTCATGCTCGCCATCCACATCGTCCTCTCCGTCGTCTCCGTGCCGGTGGTGCTGTACGCGCTGCTGCTCGGGCTCACGCACTCGCCCGCCGAGCTACGGGACACCGCCCACAAGCGCATCGGCCGTATCGCCGCCGGCTCGTGGATCCTCTCGCTCACGCTCGGCGTCGTCACCTACGTGATGCTGAACCACATCTACAGCGCCGAGATGCGGCTCGTGAGCCTGCTCGTCTGA
- a CDS encoding cobalamin B12-binding domain-containing protein: protein MSTDQSQRSIRCLVAKVGLDGHDRGAHVIARAFRDAGFEVIYSGLHKAPDEIVQAAVQEDVNVLGISILSGAHSTLVPKIIEGLKEYDAFDDTLILVGGVIPDDDKAELKELGVSEVFGPGTPMEETVEYVRENAPER, encoded by the coding sequence ATGAGTACCGACCAGTCGCAGCGGTCGATTCGGTGTCTCGTGGCCAAGGTCGGGCTGGACGGCCACGACCGCGGCGCACACGTCATCGCGCGGGCGTTCCGCGACGCCGGCTTCGAGGTCATCTACTCCGGACTGCACAAGGCTCCGGACGAGATCGTCCAGGCGGCGGTCCAGGAGGACGTGAACGTGCTGGGCATCTCCATCCTCTCCGGTGCCCACAGTACGCTCGTCCCGAAGATCATCGAGGGCCTGAAGGAGTACGACGCGTTCGACGACACGCTCATCCTCGTCGGCGGGGTCATCCCGGACGACGACAAGGCCGAGCTGAAGGAACTCGGCGTCTCCGAGGTGTTCGGCCCCGGAACGCCGATGGAGGAGACGGTCGAGTACGTCCGCGAGAACGCGCCGGAACGATGA
- the meaB gene encoding methylmalonyl Co-A mutase-associated GTPase MeaB, with translation MSESAGLLDDLLAGKHRALARVITKIENHDPGYRELVSGLYEHTGHAEVIGITGSPGAGKSTLVDKLAEHYREQGETVGVVAIDPSSPYTGGAVLGDRIRMASNVGDMDVFFRSMSARGNLGGLSTATADAVKAMDAFGKDKVIIETVGAGQNEIDIVGAADTVCVLVPPGAGDNVQMLKAGILEIADIFVVNKADMDGADRTVQELTEMVHLGQGSTTVDAGHHGFDEVEMDLDMPEDTDPWTPPIVETVAIDGQGVVDLVETFAEHRQFLEDSGELTRRRRQRVAEEIRTLLRDDAAGLVAAEMDDHGGVGAFVDNVMSGDTDPYTIADDVMEPIRDCIEEQ, from the coding sequence ATGAGCGAGTCGGCGGGACTGCTCGACGACCTGCTGGCCGGCAAGCACCGCGCCCTCGCCCGGGTCATCACGAAGATAGAGAACCACGACCCCGGCTACCGCGAGCTCGTCTCCGGGCTCTACGAGCACACCGGCCACGCCGAGGTCATCGGCATCACTGGCAGCCCCGGCGCGGGCAAGTCGACGTTGGTCGACAAGCTCGCGGAGCACTACCGCGAGCAGGGCGAGACGGTCGGCGTCGTCGCCATCGACCCCTCGTCGCCGTACACCGGCGGCGCGGTGCTGGGCGACCGCATCCGCATGGCGTCGAACGTCGGCGACATGGACGTGTTCTTCCGGTCGATGTCGGCCCGCGGCAACCTCGGCGGGCTCTCGACGGCGACGGCTGATGCCGTGAAGGCGATGGACGCCTTCGGCAAGGACAAGGTCATCATCGAGACGGTCGGTGCGGGCCAGAACGAGATCGACATCGTCGGCGCGGCCGACACCGTCTGCGTGCTCGTGCCGCCGGGCGCGGGCGACAACGTCCAGATGCTCAAGGCCGGCATCCTCGAGATTGCGGACATCTTCGTCGTCAACAAGGCCGACATGGACGGCGCTGACCGGACCGTACAGGAGCTCACCGAGATGGTCCACCTCGGCCAGGGCTCGACGACCGTCGACGCGGGCCACCACGGCTTCGACGAGGTCGAGATGGACCTCGACATGCCCGAGGACACCGACCCGTGGACGCCGCCCATCGTCGAGACCGTCGCCATCGACGGCCAGGGCGTCGTCGACCTCGTGGAGACGTTCGCCGAGCACCGGCAGTTCCTCGAGGACTCGGGCGAACTCACCCGTCGCCGTCGCCAGCGCGTCGCCGAGGAGATACGGACGCTCCTGCGCGACGACGCGGCCGGGCTGGTCGCAGCCGAAATGGACGACCACGGCGGCGTCGGCGCGTTCGTCGACAACGTGATGTCCGGCGACACCGACCCGTACACCATCGCCGACGACGTGATGGAGCCCATCCGCGACTGCATCGAGGAACAGTAG
- a CDS encoding plastocyanin/azurin family copper-binding protein, translated as MDRRTLLASVGTATAVGLSGCLALSSTSRTNCGEACDIGMSASAFRPGELEVSVGDTVVWKNTSSKAHTVTAYEGAIPEDAAYFASGGFDGEQAARDAWFDSRGGAIPVGETFEHTFEVPGEHAYVCIPHERGGMTGKIVVTE; from the coding sequence ATGGACCGCCGGACACTCCTCGCGTCGGTCGGCACCGCCACCGCAGTCGGGCTCTCGGGCTGTCTCGCGCTCTCCTCGACGAGTCGGACGAACTGCGGCGAGGCCTGCGATATCGGCATGTCGGCGAGCGCCTTCCGCCCGGGCGAGCTCGAGGTATCGGTCGGCGACACCGTCGTCTGGAAGAACACCTCCAGCAAGGCCCACACTGTGACTGCCTACGAGGGGGCGATCCCCGAGGACGCCGCGTACTTCGCCTCCGGCGGGTTCGACGGCGAGCAGGCCGCTCGCGACGCCTGGTTCGACAGCCGCGGTGGCGCGATTCCCGTCGGCGAGACGTTCGAACACACGTTCGAGGTGCCCGGCGAGCACGCCTACGTCTGCATCCCTCACGAACGTGGCGGCATGACCGGAAAAATCGTCGTGACGGAGTAG
- a CDS encoding 30S ribosomal protein S3ae codes for MSERSVSRKKQEKRWYTVHAPEQFDRAELGDTPADEPEKVLDRTIETTLGDLTDNASENNTKLKFKITDVGSDAAYTEFVKHELTRDYLRSLVRRGASKIDAYVTVLTTDDYRVQIQPVAFTTKKADHSQERAIRETMVDIVEEAAAERTFEELIDSVVEGRLSSAIYGDAKTIYPLRRVEIKKATLEARPEEVAAEEEAAVDVDEEDVDVAADEDDEE; via the coding sequence ATGAGCGAACGATCCGTTTCCCGAAAGAAGCAAGAGAAGCGGTGGTACACCGTGCACGCCCCGGAGCAGTTCGACCGGGCCGAACTCGGTGACACACCCGCAGACGAACCGGAGAAGGTGCTCGACCGCACCATCGAGACCACGCTGGGCGACCTGACCGACAACGCCAGCGAGAACAACACCAAGCTGAAGTTCAAGATCACGGACGTCGGCTCCGACGCCGCGTACACCGAGTTCGTGAAGCACGAGCTCACCCGTGACTACCTGCGCAGCCTGGTCCGCCGCGGCGCGTCCAAGATCGACGCGTACGTGACCGTGCTGACGACGGACGACTACCGCGTCCAGATCCAGCCCGTCGCGTTCACGACGAAGAAGGCCGACCACAGCCAGGAGCGCGCCATCCGCGAGACGATGGTCGACATCGTCGAGGAGGCCGCCGCAGAGCGGACCTTCGAGGAGCTCATCGACTCCGTCGTCGAGGGGCGTCTCTCCTCGGCCATCTACGGCGACGCGAAGACCATCTACCCGCTGCGCCGCGTCGAGATCAAGAAGGCGACCCTCGAGGCCCGTCCCGAAGAGGTCGCCGCGGAGGAGGAGGCCGCCGTCGACGTCGACGAGGAGGACGTCGACGTCGCGGCCGACGAGGACGACGAAGAGTAG
- a CDS encoding KEOPS complex subunit Pcc1, with product MRRATVRTEHANPRLIAGALRPDNTDEMRTSVEGDTVVTRIERDTTGGLQSTVDDYVVNVDVAERVVQHADRHSKSKP from the coding sequence ATGAGACGAGCGACGGTCCGGACGGAGCACGCGAACCCGCGGCTGATCGCGGGGGCGCTCCGCCCGGACAACACCGACGAGATGCGGACCTCGGTCGAGGGAGACACGGTCGTCACGCGCATCGAGCGCGATACGACCGGCGGACTCCAGTCGACCGTGGACGACTACGTCGTGAACGTCGACGTCGCGGAACGAGTGGTACAGCACGCAGACCGACACAGCAAATCCAAACCATGA
- a CDS encoding exonuclease RecJ has translation MSHTGRTTDGDARSASDIAADLASAPFVHLVPRADGDSLAAAGLVARALVDDGTPFQVSVGRTVAERTGRAESVDDRDGRTLVVGDSDADAVHLDPDDEPASVAAWRLANDLGGAPDAVLALAGAVAAGATPGAGATERLVDAAETTGRVVRRPGVALPTDDPTDVAHSTWLHGPFSAGVDETSALTDVADDIGSDADDSARRRFASLAAVETVTDDDATDRAGIAVERGLRPYATPDSATASVAGLADVLSCAAASEPGTGIALALGHDVADAAVATWRDTAARAHEALSEATTGRYDGLFVARVDDDAPAPVVARLLRDFRSPEPVALALADDAAAAAAVDDATVDGGVAGAMARTVTHTGGAYDGTATTGFATYECETKEFIHAFREAL, from the coding sequence ATGTCGCACACGGGTCGCACCACGGACGGGGACGCGCGGTCGGCGAGCGATATCGCCGCCGACCTCGCGAGCGCCCCGTTCGTCCACCTCGTCCCCCGGGCCGACGGCGACAGTCTCGCAGCGGCGGGACTGGTCGCCCGGGCACTGGTGGACGATGGGACCCCGTTCCAGGTGAGCGTCGGACGGACCGTCGCCGAGCGCACCGGGCGCGCGGAGTCGGTCGACGACCGCGACGGGCGGACGCTCGTCGTCGGCGACTCCGACGCGGACGCCGTCCACCTCGACCCGGACGACGAGCCGGCGAGCGTGGCGGCCTGGCGGCTGGCGAACGACCTCGGTGGCGCACCCGACGCGGTGCTGGCGCTGGCCGGCGCGGTCGCGGCGGGCGCGACGCCCGGGGCGGGCGCGACGGAGCGACTGGTCGACGCCGCGGAGACGACGGGCCGCGTGGTCCGCCGTCCGGGCGTCGCCCTGCCGACCGACGACCCGACCGACGTGGCCCACTCGACGTGGCTGCACGGGCCGTTCTCGGCGGGCGTCGACGAGACGTCGGCACTCACCGATGTGGCCGACGATATCGGGTCGGACGCGGACGATTCGGCCCGACGGAGGTTCGCGTCGCTGGCCGCGGTCGAGACCGTCACCGACGACGACGCGACGGACCGTGCCGGTATCGCTGTCGAACGGGGGCTTCGCCCCTACGCGACACCGGACTCGGCGACCGCGTCGGTCGCCGGGCTCGCGGACGTGCTGTCGTGTGCGGCCGCGAGCGAGCCCGGCACCGGCATCGCGCTGGCACTCGGGCACGACGTGGCCGACGCGGCCGTTGCGACGTGGCGCGACACCGCCGCCCGGGCGCACGAGGCGCTCTCGGAGGCGACGACGGGCCGGTACGACGGCCTGTTCGTCGCTCGCGTCGACGACGACGCGCCCGCGCCGGTCGTCGCGCGCCTGCTCCGGGACTTCCGGTCGCCGGAGCCGGTCGCGCTGGCGCTCGCGGACGACGCCGCGGCTGCGGCCGCAGTCGACGACGCGACCGTCGACGGCGGCGTCGCCGGCGCGATGGCCCGGACGGTCACGCACACAGGCGGGGCCTACGACGGCACCGCCACGACGGGCTTTGCGACCTACGAGTGCGAGACGAAGGAGTTCATCCACGCGTTCAGGGAGGCACTATGA
- a CDS encoding 30S ribosomal protein S15, whose protein sequence is MARMHTRRRGTSGSDRPVADEPPEWSDVDAEEIESRVVELAEQGYEPSQIGMKLRDEGVTGTPIPDVKLATGKKVTEILDEHDAGSDLPEDLANLMERAVRLREHMEEHPLDHQNKRALQNTESKVRRLVDYYRGDELDEDFTYSYDVAVELLE, encoded by the coding sequence ATGGCACGAATGCATACCCGCCGTCGCGGTACGTCCGGTTCGGACAGACCCGTGGCGGACGAGCCGCCGGAGTGGAGCGACGTCGACGCCGAGGAGATCGAATCCCGCGTCGTCGAACTGGCAGAGCAGGGCTACGAGCCGTCCCAGATCGGCATGAAGCTGCGTGACGAAGGTGTCACGGGCACGCCGATCCCGGACGTGAAGCTGGCCACGGGCAAGAAGGTCACCGAGATCCTCGACGAGCACGACGCCGGCTCGGACCTGCCCGAGGACCTGGCCAACCTGATGGAGCGCGCCGTGCGCCTCCGCGAGCACATGGAGGAGCATCCGCTCGACCACCAGAACAAGCGCGCCCTGCAGAACACCGAGTCGAAGGTCCGTCGCCTGGTGGACTACTACCGTGGCGACGAACTCGACGAGGACTTCACGTACTCCTACGACGTGGCCGTCGAACTCCTCGAGTAA
- a CDS encoding CehA/McbA family metallohydrolase, with protein sequence MGGQTERIALDLHVHSDASYDGHEPIELILEHAADIGLDGVVITDHDRIEASRGAAELAPEFGLVGIPGVEVSTEHGHLLAIGVEERPPAGKPFAETVEHTRELGGAAVVPHPFQRTRHGVRKRNVTDCDAIETYNSMLFTGYQNRRAKRFARARDYAEVGGSDAHHLMNVGRAVTIVDLDDPVDRVSDVAVGQVVDALRTGRTRVHGMRTPVHRSTIQYGVGASRKATYLITSQLPYVRPRPRAVAEFMAEN encoded by the coding sequence ATGGGCGGCCAGACGGAACGCATCGCACTCGACCTCCACGTCCACAGCGACGCGTCCTACGACGGGCACGAGCCGATCGAGCTCATCCTCGAACACGCGGCCGACATCGGCCTCGACGGGGTGGTCATCACGGACCACGACCGTATCGAGGCGTCCCGCGGGGCCGCAGAGCTCGCCCCCGAGTTCGGACTGGTCGGCATCCCCGGCGTCGAGGTGTCCACCGAGCACGGCCACCTCCTCGCCATCGGTGTCGAGGAACGGCCACCGGCGGGCAAGCCCTTCGCCGAGACCGTCGAGCATACCCGGGAACTCGGTGGTGCTGCGGTCGTCCCGCACCCGTTCCAGCGTACCCGCCACGGCGTCCGCAAGCGCAACGTCACTGACTGTGACGCCATCGAGACGTACAACTCGATGCTGTTCACGGGCTACCAGAACCGCCGCGCGAAGCGGTTCGCCCGGGCGCGCGACTACGCCGAGGTCGGTGGCAGTGACGCACACCACCTGATGAACGTCGGTCGTGCCGTGACCATCGTCGACCTCGATGACCCCGTCGACCGTGTCAGCGACGTCGCCGTCGGCCAGGTCGTCGACGCGCTCCGTACGGGGCGGACCCGCGTCCACGGGATGCGGACGCCCGTCCACCGGAGCACCATCCAGTACGGCGTCGGGGCGAGTCGGAAGGCGACCTACCTGATCACGTCCCAGCTCCCGTACGTGCGTCCCCGCCCCCGTGCCGTCGCCGAATTTATGGCCGAGAACTGA